A part of Camelus ferus isolate YT-003-E chromosome 6, BCGSAC_Cfer_1.0, whole genome shotgun sequence genomic DNA contains:
- the LOC102516237 gene encoding olfactory receptor 4K1, giving the protein MAHTNESVVSEFVLLGLSNSWSLQLFFFSIFSMVYVTSVLGNVLIIVIISIDSHLNSPMYFLLSNLSFIDICQSNFATPKMLLDFFVEHKTISFEGCMAQIFLLHSFVGSEMILLVAMAYDRFIAICKPLHYSTIMNRRLCIIFVCISWAVGILHSVSHLAFTVNLPFCGPNEVDSFFCDLPLVIELACMDTYEMEIMTLTNSGLISLSCFLTLMISYTIILITVRHQSSSGSSKALSTLTAHITVVILFFGPCIYFYIWPFSRLSVDKFLSVFYTVCTPLLNPIIYSLRNEDVKSAMRKLRNRHMNAWKN; this is encoded by the coding sequence ATGGCTCACACAAATGAATCAGTGGTGTCTGAGTTTGTGCTTCTGGGACTTTCTAATTCTTGGtcacttcagcttttctttttttctatattctctatGGTATATGTGACATCGGTCCTGGGCAACGTAttgattattgttattatttccattgacTCCCACTTGAACTCTCCCATGTACTTCCTGCTCAGTAACCTTTCTTTCATTGATATCTGCCAATCTAACTTTGCCACCCCCAAGATGCTTCTGGACTTTTTTGTTGAACACAAAACTATCTCCTTTGAGGGTTGCATGGCCCAGATATTCCTTCTTCACAGTTTTGTTGGGAGTGAGATGATACTGCTTGTAGCTATGGCATATGACAGATTTATTGCCATCTGTAAGCCCCTACACTATAGCACAATTATGAATCGAAGACTGTGtatcatttttgtgtgtatttcctggGCCGTGGGTATTCTTCATTCTGTGAGCCACCTGGCTTTCACAGTGAATCTGCCATTCTGTGGCCCCAATGAGGTAGACAGCTTCTTTTGTGACCTGCCCCTGGTGATAGAGCTGGCTTGCATGGATACTTATGAAATGGAAATTATGACTCTAACTAACAGTGGCCTGATATCACTGAGCTGCTTTCTGACTTTAATGATTTCCTACACCATCATTTTGATCACTGTCCGCCACCAGTCCTCCAGTGGGTCATCCAAGGCACTTTCTACATTAACTGCCCACATTACAGTGGTGATTCTTTTCTTTGGGCcttgcatttatttctatatctGGCCTTTCAGCAGACTTTCTGTGGATAAGTTCCTTTCTGTGTTCTACACTGTTTGTACACCCCTGCTGAACCCCATCATCTACTCTCTGAGGAATGAAGACGTTAAATCAGCCATGCGAAAGTTGAGGAACCGTCACATGAATGCCTGGAAAAACTAG